Sequence from the Curtobacterium sp. MCLR17_007 genome:
CCCAGCCCGGGACGCGGTGACGTCGACGCGGCCTCCCGTCATCAGCTCCGCGCGCGACTCGAAGCAGGCAGAGCGAGCCCGTTGCTCCCAGAGGAGTCGGCACTCATGCGGAAGTGGCTCGACCGACTCGACCACCACGCCGACCACGACCAAGACGGCTCCGAATGATCTCCACCTTCCTCATCGAACACGCACCCCTGGCCCGTGCGGCATTCTGGGTGGCACTCGCCGCCGCCGCCGTGCTCGCTTGGTTGCTCCACCGCCTGCGGCTCCGCGGCATCCTGCTGGGCCTGTCCGGGGTGTCGCTCGTCGCGGTGCTCGTGCTCACTCTGCTCCCCGACGGCACGCGCCCGGGCGGCGTCACCTGCACCGTACAGTTCTCCGTCCCGTTCCAGGGCCTCGAGACGCTCGCCAACGTCGCACTCCTGCTGCCGCTCGTGCTCTTCCTCGGAACCGCGACGAACCGACCGCTCACGATCCTTGCCGGCGCGGTGGCGCTCTCCGTCGCCATCGAGGTCGTACAGGCCCTCGCGCCGGCACTCGGTCGTCGGTGCGACACGAACGACTGGTTCATGAACACAGTGGGAGCGCTCCTGGGCGCCGTCGTCGCTCTCGTCGTTTGCATGATCGAACGACGTCGGACGACCGCCGCCGTCGCCGGGTGACCGACGGGCGGAACGCGGAGGACGAAGAGCTCGACACCCTGCGCGGTCGCTGC
This genomic interval carries:
- a CDS encoding VanZ family protein; translated protein: MISTFLIEHAPLARAAFWVALAAAAVLAWLLHRLRLRGILLGLSGVSLVAVLVLTLLPDGTRPGGVTCTVQFSVPFQGLETLANVALLLPLVLFLGTATNRPLTILAGAVALSVAIEVVQALAPALGRRCDTNDWFMNTVGALLGAVVALVVCMIERRRTTAAVAG